One Ooceraea biroi isolate clonal line C1 chromosome 6, Obir_v5.4, whole genome shotgun sequence genomic window carries:
- the LOC105280854 gene encoding zinc finger protein 493, with translation MTKIRMNKEMPLSVEWIPQNTYTHNSLDHLLPGDRNQNNFVFIKQETDFFENALNSQLVPKTVMCLQVPSKEKDKEIKQQNSCSDMPVTPCQADSSSQSPKKLTDVSKRSYSRACIDVIEMLVESVSDYKYLFIYEDQLSKFTVLKALRSNTAKEVAAKLLDVLAIIGAPQVLQSRNGRMFAEQVVRELRSLWNDFLIFHGDASKCEVSCRDFKSSLESWMRKNPTKSWHEGLNSLQILHNSTYRCQNGKFPCDVLFRRDVRESFQSAEKDAAGLWTEEEWLEYLSSKKDTVTANNMQSTSDNVKYSEENKRAQDNTQSQNASSREDNINGFSFVNVQNEILTSNTRAIDSSCTDNVDRKEFQSKIAEDAQSLKCKYCQKRYIKLGHLKNHMRVHKAERVLRCKLCNKTFSVVRLYAKHMKQSHGQDKLPDKEEKTSINTRNTRSDTDSMTTVPKSEKEKSEKEATHRVSDIETANEDRNASLDVKDSCSKASKTSSQTGRRKSSAESHVPKMQSALQCMYCKQKFSFPSVLERHMRSHTNERPYVCEVCNKSFKQLGHLSQHSLTHHDYRSFQCTVCAVKFDSLDSLKQHTSHSHRGDAATTTAATTAKIRDVYRLFECDNCKKVFTTKSVLERHIFTHTQERQFDCKVCGKRFKQAGHVKSHMLVHTGERRFQCTVCSKRFSLSNSLKKHMYVHNGEKPYQCDVCGARFLEKRNLNGHLLTHTNERPYCCKICGKRYTLADTLRRHVSAAHEDGRTYQCEICAKMFKQLAHLSVHKKVHNDERPFQCHLCEKNFKHKNVLKSHLAIHANVRPFECDVCKATFVRKTNLQTHISSAHMNERPYVCTICGKRFKQISHLNGHVVVHSNLMPYKCDYCDRRCNRLDNLKKHMRLHTKNKE, from the exons ATGACAAAAATAAGAATGAACAAAGAAATGCCACTGAGTGTAGAATGGATACCACAAAACACATACACCCATAATTCTTTAGATCATTTGCTACCGGGAGACCGAAATCAGAACAATTTTGTATTCATAAAGCAGGAAACAGATTTCTTTGAGAACGCATTAAATTCACAACTTGTACCAAAGACAGTCATGTGTTTACAAGTGCCATCTAAAGAAAAAGACAAGGAAATTAAGCAACAGAACAGTTGCTCAGATATGCCAGTAACa CCATGTCAAGCAGATTCTTCAAGTCAATCGCCCAAAAAATTGACTGATGTGTCCAAGAGATCGTACAGCAGAGCCTGCATTGATGTGATAGAGATGTTAGTGGAATCGGTATCCGACTACAAGTATCTTTTCATTTACGAAGATCAACTCTCCAAGTTTACTGTGCTAAAAGCTCTCCGTAGCAATACAGCCAAAGAAGTCGCAGCAAAACTGTTAGATGTATTGGCGATTATAGGAGCACCGCAAGTGCTCCAGAGCAGGAATGGACGTATGTTTGCTGAGCAAGTTGTGCGTGAGCTACGTTCGCTGTGGAATGATTTCTTGATATTTCACGGAGATGCATCCAAGTGTGAAGTTAGCTGCAGAGATTTTAAGAGCTCGCTTGAATCCTGGATGAGAAAAAATCCGACTAAGAGTTGGCACGAGGGACTGAACTCTCTGCAAATTCTTCACAACTCGACTTACCGTTGCCAGAACGGCAAATTTCCGTGCGACGTATTATTCAGACGAGATGTGCGCGAGAGCTTTCAGAGTGCGGAGAAAGACGCGGCGGGTCTATGGACGGAGGAAGAGTGGCTCGAATATTTATCAAGTAAAAAAGATACGGTAACGGCGAATAACATGCAGAGCACGTCGGATAATGTTAAA TATTCCGAGGAAAACAAACGTGCACAAGACAATACACAAAGCCAGAACGCATCATCTAGGGAGGACAATATAAATGGCTTTAGTTTCGTCAATGTACAGAACGAAATTCTCACGAGCAATACGCGCGCAATTGATTCATCGTGTACAGACAACGTGGACAGAAAGGAATTTCAATCGAAAATTGCCGAGGATGCTCAATCTCTAAAGTGCAAGTACTGCCAGAAGCGATACATCAAACTGGGACACTTGAAGAACCACATGAGAGTCCACAAGGCAGAACGGGTTCTGCGATGTAAATTGTGCAATAAAACGTTCAGCGTTGTTAGATTGTACGCGAAGCACATGAAGCAGTCGCACGGGCAGGATAAATTGCCCGACAAGGAGGAGAAAACGTCGATCAATACCAGAAATACCAGGAGCGACACCGATTCGATGACAACAGTACCTAAGTCTGAGAAGGAGAAGTCCGAGAAGGAAGCGACGCATCGAGTATCCGACATTGAGACCGCGAACGAAGATCGCAACGCGTCATTAGATGTAAAGGATTCGTGTAGCAAGGCCAGCAAAACCTCGAGTCAGACCGGCAGGCGGAAGTCGTCCGCGGAGAGTCACGTTCCGAAGATGCAGTCCGCGTTGCAGTGCATGTATTGCAAGCAGAAGTTCAGTTTCCCCAGCGTGCTGGAGAGGCACATGCGTTCTCACACGAACGAGCGGCCGTACGTGTGCGAGGTGTGCAACAAAAGCTTCAAACAGCTGGGCCATCTCAGCCAGCACTCGCTCACGCATCACGATTACCGCTCGTTCCAGTGCACGGTGTGCGCCGTGAAGTTCGATTCGCTGGACTCGCTGAAGCAGCACACCTCGCACTCGCATAGGGGTGATGCCGCGACcacgacggcggcgacgacggcgaagaTCCGCGACGTTTACCGCCTGTTCGAGTGCGACAATTGCAAGAAGGTGTTCACGACGAAGAGCGTGCTGGAGCGCCACATATTCACGCACACGCAGGAGCGTCAATTCGACTGTAAGGTGTGCGGCAAGCGTTTCAAGCAGGCCGGCCACGTGAAGTCGCACATGCTGGTACACACGGGCGAGCGTCGCTTCCAGTGCACCGTGTGCTCGAAGCGCTTCAGCCTCTCGAACTCGCTGAAAAAGCACATGTACGTGCACAACGGCGAGAAGCCGTACCAGTGCGACGTGTGCGGCGCACGTTTCCTGGAGAAGCGTAATCTCAATGGCCACCTGCTGACGCACACCAACGAGCGCCCGTACTGCTGCAAGATCTGCGGTAAGCGGTACACCCTGGCGGACACCCTGCGCCGTCACGTGAGCGCCGCGCATGAGGACGGACGCACCTACCAGTGCGAGATTTGTGCTAAAATGTTCAAACAGCTGGCACATTTATCGGTGCACAAGAAGGTGCACAACGACGAGCGACCGTTCCAGTGTCACTTGTGCGAGAAGAACTTCAAGCACAAGAATGTCCTGAAATCGCACCTGGCAATTCACGCAAATGTGCGACCGTTCGAGTGCGACGTGTGCAAGGCCACGTTCGTCAGGAAAACGAATTTGCAGACGCACATCTCGTCCGCACACATGAACGAGCGCCCGTACGTCTGCACCATTTGCGGTAAGCGATTTAAGCAGATCAGCCATCTGAACGGCCACGTGGTCGTGCACAGTAATCTCATGCCCTATAAGTGCGATTATTGCGATCGCCGGTGCAACCGTCTGGATAACCTGAAGAAACATATGCGCCTCCATACGAAGAACAAAGAGTGA